DNA sequence from the Candidatus Sysuiplasma acidicola genome:
TAAAATGGGCCAAGCGGAACAACTTCTGTCACTATGGGGTCGCTGAAAACCCTTTCCCTCTCAAGTTCCCTGATAACTTCTTCTGCCATGCTCTTGAATTCCATCCTGTCATAGAGTATGACTGATCTGTACTGGCTGCCGTAATCGACGCCCTGCTGATTTGGTGTAGTCGGATCATGGATTGAAAAGAATATCTTCAGAAGGTCTCTGTAACTTATCGTGGCCGGGTCATATGTTATCCGAACGACCTCGGCATGTCCTGTCGTGCCGCTGCATACCAGCTCATAGGACGGATTTGGTACCGTTCCCCCGGCATATCCGCACACCACGGAATTCACACCGGCAACTTCTGAGAATACTGCCTCAACGCACCAGAAGCAACCACCGCCAAACACAGCCTTCTCGTAGACTTTTTTCTCACTGAACTCTGAAGTGCCGGTCTCATTCGCTTCCATGTAGGTACTCACCGTTCTTGATATTGCCAACAGGATTAAATCCTCTTGCCCGCGGATGGCCAACAACACACGACTCAATGTGCATTTGGACGCTTATCACAATTGAATAACGTTGCCAGGCAGCGCCACGCAGACTTTTTGGCCCCTTCAAACATTCGCAAAAGTACTTATGATGAAACTCT
Encoded proteins:
- the msrA gene encoding peptide-methionine (S)-S-oxide reductase MsrA; protein product: MEANETGTSEFSEKKVYEKAVFGGGCFWCVEAVFSEVAGVNSVVCGYAGGTVPNPSYELVCSGTTGHAEVVRITYDPATISYRDLLKIFFSIHDPTTPNQQGVDYGSQYRSVILYDRMEFKSMAEEVIRELERERVFSDPIVTEVVPLGPFYSAEDYHQHYFRKNLDKPYCRIVINPKLSKFRKQHVSALRKTA